GGGAAGTAGTACCATGGTCTGTAGTAACGGTTTGTGGTGAAGGGGTGTTGTGAGGCAGCTCCTGGCTCTGGTCCAACTGCTGACATGCCCCAGCCTTCTCTGTGTAGAATACAGCCACAACCTGACCCTGAATCACAGAGGCCACCAGCTCCACACTCATTCCtatcagagagagaaggagaaacataCAGACCAAGGGACAGGTGAGACTGAAAAACTGAAATGTATGATTTTATCAATTGTTACTGCATGCAATTCGTCAACACAATATGAAAAACGAGACAGTGGATATCAAGCTCCTACTGTAGGCTGTGGCAGAGTGTCTCATGCTCAGCGAAAGGGAAGGCACATTAATACACTGTCAGGAAAGAGACAGAAACCATGGTGAAAAAAAGGGGTTTGTGATACTGTAACTAGAGTCATTCAAGAATTGCACCTTGTAACCATGGTTACACTGACACAGGAAGAGTATGGAAGGCAGTAACCATACCGATGCCCTAAGGAAAGTAAATGGTACTTCTTGTTTCATACAGTCAGGTAATTCTCAAGAAGCAGCGGCAATAACCCTGCAGAGATCAGGCGACAGCCAAGTGATTTGTTTGGGATACATACAGTAGTCATGGTGATACAGACATGGAGCAAGGCAAACAGTGGTTGAGGATGTAGAGGATAAAGACTGGGAGATAGGGTTGGCGGGTCATACTGTGTGTGAAGGAAGAGTAGATCACAGGCTGGATGTCATGAGGGTAGCTTGAACAGGCAGCTTGATGTGAGGTACCAGGGAACACTGAAGGCTTGCGACATGAACTACAGCAGGACATAGGAGAAGAAACCAAAAGGCATGGAGACAACCACCCTGAAAAACACAAAGATACAGAAAGGGATGCTCTGAGAAGGACAGCTAGAATGGATAGCACTGCCAAAAGTCAATATAAAAATGGGCGGCATTACTGAGATCCACTAACCATGGCAGGAGTTTGTCAATGGGTGTCAAGCCGCTGAGGCTCactagcctgaaggtagggatgGGTCAGTTCCTCTTGAAGGATCAGAGAAACATAGAAGGCCTCAATCTGCAAAAGAGCCAGGGACAGAAAGGACTCCAGGCCAGAAAGGACTCCAGGCCAGAgagattagacagacagacacgagaCAGTGGAGTTGACTGACTGACATGCAGGCAATGAGTAACATTACTGACCTGTAGAACATCCAGCAGGAACATCTGTAAAGCCACACTAAAGTGTTAGAACGCAAAAAGGTGCAAGAGGATGGAgaaccaaataaatgcttctgaAAAATCAAATCATTGTTTCACGTTGTCATTAAAATCAGGAGTTGCTCAAGTTCAAATGGAGTAAAAACACACTAAGCCAAATGTTCAACAGAAACTTCATATCGAATTGGATTCCTATGACCTGGTGAAACTCTCCTGTAATTTCACCCAGTCAGACCCAACTCTCCTGTAATTTCACCCAGTCAGTCCCAACTCTCCTGTAATTTCACCCAGTCAGTCCCAACTCTCCTGTAATTTCACCCAGTCAGTCCCAATTCTCCTGTAATTTCACCCAGTCAGTCCCAATTCTCCTGTAATTTCACCCAGTCAGTCCCAATTCTCCTGTAATTTCACCCAGTCAGTCCCAATTCTCCTGTAATTTCACCCAGTCAGTCCCAACTCTCCTGTAATTTCACCCAGTCAGTCCCAATTCTCCTGTAATTTCACTCACCCAGTCAGACCCAACTCTCCTGTAATTTCACCCAGTCAGTCCCAACTCTCCTGTAATTTCACCCAGTCAGTCCCAACTCTCCTGTAATTTCACCCAGTCAGTCCCAACTCTCCTGTAATTTCACCCAGTCAGTCCCACCTCTCCTGTAATTTCACCCAGTCAGTTCCACATACCTTTCCCGCTCCAGCTGCACCCCTCGAAAACAGAGAACATGAATGATGAACTCACACACCTCAAATCAGCTTACTTTAACATTGTTAAATGGTATTTATTTAGAAACAGATCATCTGAACATACAGTAACAAAGCAAACCAAAAAGAAAGACTTGATGTATTTCtcattttttaaaaacagaaCACAATTCTGATAACTTCCTTGTAATCTGACCGGCTATCTTTTTTTGTCAATAAAGGTGAAACGGGTGGTAGTACAAAGTACCAAATATCTTGCACAAATGATGTCCAACACTATCATACTGCTTTAACAGACATTTCTTTCACTATTAGTACACATCAGTCCCTTCCTTTCATTTTCATTGTCATTGGTTGGTTCATACGGCAGTCACACTTCTccagtttttttttctctgtaCAGGAATTATGTTTAAAGTGTACCTCCATATTTTTCTCCCCTGACTCTATTTACATCAGTCTCATGGCCCTACATGTTGGTGCTCCTGGCAGTATCCTTGGATTGGCGGATACCATAAAGCCACTTGATCACTCTGGCGTTCCTCTCAATGACCGAGACACCATAGGGAGCCGGCTCTGCAGGCCCACcgttctcttcttcctcctcatgCCCTGCACACTCTGACCCAGGAGCACTGGCACTGCGGAACTGTGCAAGGGACACAATGTCCGAGCCCGGCCCCTTCAGCACCTGCATCTCCGAAGGGTCCAAACCACACAGGTTGAAGAAGCGCTCCAGGTCAGTACTGGCCCGGGAGTAACGGTCACTCATGTCTGATTTGGAGCGGGTCAGAGAGGGCCGTTTCCTGGAGGACGGGCGAGTGACCGACGGGGAGGGCGGAAGTACAGGGTAGTTGGCTGGGAACTGAACGGGGGTAGACGGGGAGTTTGGGCTTGGGGTGTGGTCTTGTGGTGGAGGGGCTGGGACTGGTTTAAGAGATGCAGGGCCTGGTGCATAGGTAGTTCGGGGGTGGAAGAGACGAAGAGGTGACATAGCGTTGTGGATCTGGGTGTGTGGATGCAGAGCCATGGGCTGCAATGGGAGATGCATCTGCTGCCGTGCTCTGAAGGGCTTCCTCACTGGCATGGTATGGTGGTGTTGGGGTATTACGTCCACTCTACGTATGGTCACTGCAGCAGAACATCCAGAAGGACTTAGTGGGCCAGAGGCATTTATCCTTAATTTGACTGGGGTGGACCATTCAGGGCAGGGGGTCGGGATCCCCTCAGCAGCCCCAGCAGAGAacggagagggacagggagagatggtagtggtggtggggcagTCAG
This genomic stretch from Oncorhynchus kisutch isolate 150728-3 linkage group LG24, Okis_V2, whole genome shotgun sequence harbors:
- the LOC109869630 gene encoding protein FAM110A, whose protein sequence is MLPPTPISSMPVETPQPVLTQPVRAAGTPNRMPNRLLLQPRTAAAAEPRQSAVERLAADKAKYVKSQVAPSKQQPIKVPPPVMRKPLMSPATGLRPTRKTQPSRSNYTQQGSAPLDLEHLSNLINGMGEAETPPTSPTMDPVESSQAPDCPTTTTISPCPSPFSAGAAEGIPTPCPEWSTPVKLRINASGPLSPSGCSAAVTIRRVDVIPQHHHTMPVRKPFRARQQMHLPLQPMALHPHTQIHNAMSPLRLFHPRTTYAPGPASLKPVPAPPPQDHTPSPNSPSTPVQFPANYPVLPPSPSVTRPSSRKRPSLTRSKSDMSDRYSRASTDLERFFNLCGLDPSEMQVLKGPGSDIVSLAQFRSASAPGSECAGHEEEEENGGPAEPAPYGVSVIERNARVIKWLYGIRQSKDTARSTNM